The Dama dama isolate Ldn47 chromosome X, ASM3311817v1, whole genome shotgun sequence nucleotide sequence CTAGTAATGAGCCTTTGGTGCTAACTTTGGTGCTAATCTTGGCTGCATCTATTCCTCAGGCTCTCTTCTTCAGCTCTGAAACCTTTATCATATTGGGATAGAATGCGCTgactctgacttttttttttttactttggtcAGAAAACACCAGCACTCTCATCTTGCTGGTCTCAGATGGGCCCTTGGGCACCACAGGAACTCATAGCACAGGAATCCCTGTTGGGCACCTGGGGTTACTCCAGGTACTTCTGCTACACCATATCTTTGGTGATGAGCTTCCTGGACCCTTCATATTTCTTTCTCCTAGCATATATTCCAAGCttattcagttataaaataaaaaagttacaaGGATGAGGATTTAATGTATAGTATGGTGaccatagttaataatactatatttcaTATTGTAAAGTTGCTAAGAGGTATATCTTAAGGTCTTCATCACAAAAAAGCTGTTACTATATATAGtgatagatgttaactagactaattgtggtgatcatttcacgaCATATACAAATATGGAATTATGATGTTATGtaccaaaaactaagatcatgttatatgtcaattatagaaaaattttgtaaaaagaaataacaaaaaagtgaaagcaaagcaaaaaatttTCTCAAATCTCTTCTGTGGTGCAGTTGGCCttgatgaagatgatgatgaggTGTGGGCACCCTCTTATTACCAGTCAAATTTCTGTTGTTGGGAGGTTCAGTGCACTGACAAGAGCATCAGGGTTTACTTCTTTTATTCAAGGTCAAAGACCAGCTCCATCCATTCAGAGGGTCTCCTGAGGATCTCGGGGAATTGGTCCTGATACTTATTTTAGAAAGCCTTTACCATGTCTGCTTTGTAATGCatcttccattttatagatgtgtaGCAGAAACTGTACCAGTAACCAATAACTAAGCAGCATGTCTCCTTCCAGCTTAGAGGACCTCTGTGTGTTAGCTTTCAGTGCAGGGAGCTGCCAGGGATATGCTTCTCCTCTCCTAACCTTGCTCTTGGCACCTTCATCAGATCTTGTCTACAAAGTCCCCCAAGAAGCTTGGTCGGGTGCACAGCTCCCTGAAGATTCTGGCGAGCACCAACCTCAGGGGAGCTCAGGTGGAGAACTCTGAGGGACAGAAGAGGGGGAGAAGGGGCACTCCTCTtctgcagctgcagcagcactggGCTGGGCCTCCACAGCACGCTGAGTGTCCCTCCAGACCTGATGGTATTTCAGACAGTCATGGTACTTGTTCTTGTGCCTCCGAGGCATGGTGACACAGGTCAGGGACCACAGGCGGGCATATGGGTAGGAAGTCAGGCAATGAGGGCATCTGGAGGAGGGTCAAGGAGATGCTGTGAGCACCTTCAGTGGAAAGAATCCTACCTGGCTTGAACCAAACCTACCTCTGAGGGGTCCTTGAGGCCACTGCTCTAGGACCCACAGGGCTCCTGTTCTCCTGGTCAGCCTGTCCCCTGAGACCCCTGAGAAGGAAGTGAGAGTGAGTGCTGGGCTTCAGGGTGCTAGCCCTACCAGAGTGTCACTAGGGTGACAGCAGTGGCTGCCAGTGAGACCGTCTGTGTTTCAGAGTGGGGAGTCTGCTCAGCCATCTTCAGGATTGTCATGCAGACAGTAGACAGGGCCTGGGTTTCCTCCCCTCTACTGCTCTGAAGTTGGCAATTCTGTGGTCCCTGGGACCCATGAGGTAAAAACGAGGGGGCCCTCGTGTCAAATGTGTCAAATCCCCTAGATGTGGGAGGAGCTGCAGGACTTGACCCTGGAAGGGGCACTGGCCTCAGCCATAGCTGGAGCCTGGGTCGCAACTCTCAGCCCTGCTCTCTCCGCCTGATCTCTCAGAGCCTCATCATAGAGGTCTGGGAAGGCACTAGGGACCGTATCATGGATCTTGGCCAGAACCTCCAGCACCTTCATCTTACTGATCTCAGCACAAGCTCTCGGGCCCCACAGGAACTCGTAGCGCGGAGGATCACTATTGGGCACCTGGAGGTACTTCAGGTACTTCTTCTGCACCAGATCTTTGGTGATGAGCCTTCTGGGCTCCCCAAAGATTGAGTGCCTCCTCCCAGCGTAGACCCCCAACACACTGAGGAATTCCCAGACCTCCTCCTCAGTGGCCTGGTTACCCTTCATGAAAATGACCCCCAGGAGCACCATGAGGAGACCAGACTTGAGCAGCCCCTTCTCATCACTAGGACCTCCATTACCCCTGTGGTTGAGCTTGCTAATGAGGACATAGATGTTCCTGCTGCGGTCGTCTTCCTTCAGCTCCAGGCCAAACACCAGCTCCATGCGCTCAGAGGCTCTCCTGAGGATCTCGGGGAAGTGCTGCCTGTACTTCCTGTTGACGACCGTCAGCAGGGCGTTCTGTGTGATGGGCTCCTTCTTGCCGTACTTCTCCAGCAGGAACTCCACCAGCATGTTGGCCTTCCTGGTCAGAGGATCTTTGCGAGTGCTCTGAGTGGCCGGGGCTGCCTGGGAGGCACCTGCACTTTCCTCCTCTGGGCCCTGGGCACCTTCATCAGATCCTGCCCAGGAAACCCCTGCATCAGGAGAGCTAGGGGCCATGGCTCCCTGAAGCTCCTGGCGATCGCCAGTAGCAGGGAAGCTCCGGGGAGAAACcttgagggaagggaggaggggcacTCTTATTTTGGGGCTGCAGCAGCACTGTTTTGGGCCTCATGGGGACACTGAGTGTCCCCTTGGACCTGGTGGCGTTTCCCGTGGGCATGATACTTATTGTTGTGCCTCTGAGGCATGGTGACACAGGTCAGGGACCGCAGGCGAGAATGCTGGCAGGAGAGCAGGTAAGGCGGGCACCTGGAGGATGGTTAAAAAGATACTGTGAGCACCTTCATCAGGGAGAGTCCTCCCTGGCTTGAACCAAGGGCGCTTCTGCAGGGTCCTTGAGACCAGAGCTCTAGGACCCACAGGGCTCCTGTTCTCCTGGTGAGCCTGTCCCCTGAGACCACtgaggaggaggtgagggtgAGCCCTGGGGTGCAGCCAGACAGCCCTGCTTGGGCGTTATGGGGGGGCCTGTGGGGGCTGGCAAGGGAGGCAGTTTCTCTCAGTTCACATTCAGAGTCAGGATGAAAATTGGGGCAAGACTCCCATATCCAACCCTTCCCCCCCACCCTGTTCCCTCTCCTGCTCTGAAGTTGACACTGACACCTTCCCTGTcacccaggaggaggagaggagggagtgcTCAGCCCCCAGTCGAAGGGTCACGGGATCTGCTGTTCTGCTGCCTGGCGGCTGCCCCTTCAAACCTAAGCTCTAACCTCCCCTCTCAGACTGCAGCTCCCCTTCCCCGTGTTTGGCTGGAAGGAAGCGCTGACCACAGGAGAGGTCCTGAGTCACCTGTGTGACAGGTAGGATGGTCCTCACCCTGACTCATCCCGAGCCCTGACATCCTCCATCTACTGACCAGCTGCCAGCCTCTCAG carries:
- the LOC133052885 gene encoding melanoma-associated antigen B17-like, with the translated sequence MEDVRARDESGCPPYLLSCQHSRLRSLTCVTMPQRHNNKYHAHGKRHQVSPRSFPATGDRQELQGAMAPSSPDAGVSWAGSDEGAQGPEEESAGASQAAPATQSTRKDPLTRKANMLVEFLLEKYGKKEPITQNALLTVVNRKYRQHFPEILRRASERMELVFGLELKEDDRSRNIYVLISKLNHRGNGGPSDEKGLLKSGLLMVLLGVIFMKGNQATEEEVWEFLSVLGVYAGRRHSIFGEPRRLITKDLVQKKYLKYLQVPNSDPPRYEFLWGPRACAEISKMKVLEVLAKIHDTVPSAFPDLYDEALRDQAERAGLRVATQAPAMAEASAPSRVKSCSSSHI